The Saprospiraceae bacterium genome contains the following window.
GAGTCATTCCTGTGATAGCTGTTGGTATAATCTTACTATTTACGAATTTGATACTAAGGTGAAAGTATTTAGTATGTTGACTCTTAAAAAGCAATTTAAAGTGCAGCAATTTTTAAATTATGTTAAACCCGGTAAAAAATATTATTGGAAGGTAGAAATACCTGGCTCCAATTTAGAATATGAAGCCAAACGTTTTGAAATTTCCGATAAAAGTGACTATTACAATCAAATAAAATCAATTGACAATAAATTAAAATCACAGCAACTTAGTTTACAATTAGTTCCGAAGACTTTATTTATCCAAGAAGAGCTTCTGCAACTGGATTTAGTAAATTATGCTGTATTATATGGAAAAGCCCAACAAATAAACAATCCAAATAATAAACAATTAAAGCAATTGACGGATGCGTTTTATTACAGCCAATTAAAAAATAATATTGGAAAGTAAATTAAAATGTCTCTCAAATCAAGCAATGAATAACAAGCAAATTAATATAAACTATATGATCTCCAATTTAAAACTGCAGATCGTTTCCATACTAATTGGATTGTTAGTAGTCGTTGGGCTCCCATTTGGTAATGCACAAAACAGGAGCTTATCAACCATGCCTTTGTTACAAGCAGATAATTTTACAAGCAGCCAGGTCGAAAATTTAAATAATACACCCGCTTATGACAGATGTCTTAAAATATACAATCAACTGGTTGCAGCAAGAGGGGATTTTAGGTTTCCTGTGCCCAGCCTAGTGCTTCGCAGAGAAGTAAGTAAAGTTGCAAGCATTGATTACGATCGATTGGAAATTATTATTGAAGAAAAAGCATATCAAGCTTGTGAACCCTATGGAGATGCAGCTATCGCATTTTTACTTGGGCATGAACTTACTCATTACTATGAAAAACATGCTTGGAGAAGGGGCTTTATATCTGAATTCAGCGACTTACAAATTGCCAAAGACCTCAGTAAATTGCAAGATCAAATCGCTTATGAAACTGAAGCAGATTACCTCGGTGGATTTTTAGCTTATTCAGCAGGCTTTGGTTTGTTTAATAAAGGGGGTGAAGTAATCAAAAACTTATACTTAGCTTATCAAGTAAAGGATCCAATACCTGGATATCCAGCCTTACACGATCGGATGGAACTCAGTAAAAAAACAAATCTGAAATTAAAACAATTGGTAGAACTATTTGATATGGCCAATTACCTTTCTGCGATCGGCATGTATGCTGAATCAAGAGAATATTATAAATACGTTTTAATGCAGTATCAAAGTCGTGAATTGTACAATAATCTCGGCATGTCTTGTTTTTTAGAAGCATTATCGTATTTCAAAAAAGAAGAATTGGTATTTCAATATGCACTCCAACTTGATTTGGAATCTACAGCTTCAAGAGGAGATGATGATATTTTGAGCATTCGCACAAAATTATTAAAGCAAGGAATTCAATATTTCGATGCTGCAATAAGTATGGATCCGGAATATATTCCAGCCTATTTAAATAAAGCCAATGTCTATGCGATTCTTGGGGATTCAGTTCGGGCTAAATTTTATGCTGAACAAGAAGCCCTGGTTTTGGCAATTAAGAAAGGAGATGCTAAAAGCATTGGAGACCTAAAAAATTTATTAGGAATTTTAAAATTGAAAGAAGGCGATCCTGTTAAAGCCGAACTTCTTTGGAATGAATCAATTGCTTTAGGGGGTGTTTGTGCAACTAACAATTTATTTTTACTAAAAAATGGCAAAGCTAAATCAATCAATAAACCCATTGAAAGTCAAATACCCGAAACAATTCAAGGAATGAGTCTGGATGCTATTGCAGAAAATTTTGAATTTGACCGATCATCTATGGTTTATTTGGATGGAGGCAATCGCTATTGTCACCAATTTACGGAAACGGATTCTTCGATGCATTCTCACTACTTTTTTAATAAATGTACTAAAGATATTAATGGTACCTATCAGTACATACTATTTAACAAATGCAATGAATCTTATACTGGATCCAGTGGATTAGGAATTAAAATTGGAAGTAAAATTGAGGATGTACTATTAAAATATGGTAAGCCCTTGAATGAAATTGGAACCAGTTCTGGTTTACTACTTATATATCCATCCATTTTATTTATTACTGACCGGGATCAAAATGTAGTATCCTGGATTAATTACGCAACGTATCTAAAATAAATTATTATACTTTTAAATCATTACAAAATGAAAAAAATTCTTCTTATTTTTCTTGGAATGTTTGCACTTAATTGCTTCATTTCAGCACAAGATGATAGCCCTGTAATTGTTGTTGCTTCAGAAGGTTCTGTAAAATACATTCCTTCCGATGGATCTAAACCTATTAAAGTGCAAGCTGGCACCATTGTAAAATCCAGTGGCAGCTTAAAAGTAAAAGACGGATCTAATGTGGTGTTATTGTCAAAAGGTATTTTTAAAACTGTAAAAAGTGAAGGTACCACAACCCTTTCAACCGCTTTTCAAAAACCAAAAGCTGAAAGTGCTTTAAGCTTTGATCCGGACTTTGCAGATTACATTCAATCTTCAGCTGCTTTAATTGCAAGTAAACAAGGAGCGGATGGTTGGGTATTGGGTAAATCCATCAATGGAGATGGCTGGTTGGCTGTTGACCCTTTACGCTCGCTGTGGACCCACTGCGCAGCAAAGATGGTTGGGGAGATAAAAAACCTCTATTAGAAAACACATTGCCATTTGGTAAACTTAGAGAAACGACCATTCCGTGCGCTTGTGCAGCTATTCCTGAAGGAAAAACCTGTACGGTTGAAATTTTAGATGGGGATCAAGTTGTGCAAACTACTGAGTGTTGCCAAAACGGTCAATGTACTGTTGACTTGAAAAAATTAAAATTAAAGAAAAATTTCCGTTATGCCTGGAGGCAAAAACTTGGCACTGGAGACAATGCATTGACCCAATCCGTAAATTTTATTGTATTGGCAAATGAAGATTATATGAACATTTTGAAACGCGTAAGAACTTCGAAAGTATATGCAAGCGGAAATCCATCTGTTAAAGGCATGATGGAAGCAGCAGCCTTCGAACAAGCTCAATTATTTACCGAAGCTGAAAACACGTACAATCGCTTGTTGGATGAAAATCCAAAAGATAAAATGTTGCAAATAAACAAATCTGCATTGCTTGTTCGAGTTGGAAATGAAGCTAAAGCAATGACCGTTATGGGTAAAAAATAAAGCTCCTTTAATTTCAATTCATTTCAAAAAAACGTTTCATTAATTCCTTAAAGGAACGTTTTTTTGAAATTTTAGTAAAGGCCTGGTCGTTAAGAATTGAATCCAGATCCTTGTACCCATTTTCTAAAGCCATGTTTAAATAATGAAGGCATTCCTTCTTGTTATTTTGCATGGCTTTTGATTTTGATAACAAATAATAGGTATTTGCATTTTTATTTTGGAGGGAATCGAGTTTATAAAGATGCATATCCGCTTTAGTAAATAATTGAATACTCAAATAAAACTTAGCAAGTTCTTCAAGTGCAAATTCAGAATTTGGGTTGTGCTCAAGTGCTTTGTTATAAAACAGTTCAGCTTCTTCAATTTTTTTAAGATTAAATTTAATTTCCCCTAAATTGATTAAATTATAAATATAAGTAGAATCCCTTTTGTGATATTGCAAAGCCATTTTTTCAGCCTCCGCATAATTTCCTTCGGTTGCATACATGAAAGCCAATTTGAAATAAGCATCTTTATATTCAGAATCTGCTTCCAAACAATTAATAAAAAAAGATTTAGCTTTCTGATTTTCCTTTTTTACCTGATACACATAGCCCAAATTATAATAGGATAACGCGAATCCACTGTCTAATTGGATGGCTTTTATTCCACAAGCTTCTGCTTTATCTAATTCATCCAATTCGACATAGGTTCCACATAAATTAGCCCAAGGCAGCGGCCAGGTTGGAGTCATTTTAACGACTTTTTCAAACTGTTCGACAGCTTCCTTGTATTTTGATAAGCGGCGATACAAAATTCCGATTTCATTGAAAGCAAAGGGAGCATTGGATTCCAGAGTCAGGCAAGCTTCCTGTTGCAACAAGGCTTGCTGAATCAATGCCTTGTTGCCTGTACGTTCAGATTGCAAACGCAAGTTGAGCCCTTCAAAATAATGTTGTCTGGCGCTTATCGTTGTAAAATAAAAATGTTTCTCCCCTAATAATTCAGCCGATTTTGTTAAATATTCAGGATAGCGCTCATAACGTATATCGTAAGACCATCTCTTGCGAAGTTCTACCGGGTCTGCCTTTAAATAATCATTAATTGCTTGTTGGGCATCATCTTGAAGGGCCGCTGCAAGATTTCGCTGCATAAGACCTTTAAATGCCATCATCTCAGGTTTATCTTTCAATTGCAGGAAATAATACCAGGCGCTGTTGTTTTCAGGATACAATAAACGATGCTCTCTTAATGCCATATTAAAACCTTGATACCAATGTTGAATCAATGTATCCGAACTGTATTCTAAAAAATCCAATATCCCTCTGTCGCTGCTTTGTTCCAATCCATTTTTTTGAATTTCAGATTTAAGTTCTGCGAGAATTTTAGGATCCACTTTGGCAATTAAGTTGGTTTTGTTCCCAACTGTAATTGGAAATTGGCTGTGTGGGGCAACGGCTGCAGGTACTTCGTCATCCAGGTAGCGTTCAATTTCCTGCACACTGACATATCCATCTTTATTGCGATCTGCTAAACCTTCAATTCCGTGTAGGAAATAATATGAAAAAACGCCTCGACCTCCACCCCAGGATTTTCCTTCCAATGAAAATTCATTTTCCTGACATGAAAGTATTTTATTTTCATTGGCATACTGCTTTGCCAGATTGGCTGCGGTAGCTCGAGGGCCGCCCTCTGTACTTCCTGCAAGTTTACCGGCACGACATGCATCCGTAATTACCAGCACTTTAGTTTTATTGGTTGTTGAAAGCGTTGCAATGATATCCTGCAAATTTTGTAAGGCAAACGTACCTCCAGCCATATACACTCTTGCTGGAGCGTCATAACAAAGTAAAAAACCCGGCTGGTTCATTGTGGTGGTTTCAACATCCCCGTGTCCGGAAAAATAAATGATGGCAACATCTCCTTCTTTACTTTCATCCATCAACCAAAACAAATTGCTAATAACATTTCCGGCTGTTGCTTTTTCATTTAAAAGCAATACCACATTTGCCGAATCTATTTTTAAACCGGATCGGTGCAATAAATAATTATAAAACGCTTCAGCATCCTTATGAGCAAAACTTAAATCCGGAATTTTAGAATTTTGATAATCTGAAATCCCCACAATAACTGCCCTAAAGGTCCCTGTATCTTTTTTTGTAATATTTGCTAAAGGTTTTACTCCTTTAATTTGAGGTTGTGCCCACATGCTAAGACTTGAAAAAATCAATAGTGAAAGCAACACCGTGCGACGATGAAAACTGGATGCCTTATGAAATAGACAAGATCGTTTAATATTACCCCCTGAAAAAAAGTCTTCCATTCAGCCTGAGTTGATTTTTAGTCCTTGAAGATACAAACTAAAACTAATAAAAGGCCAAAAATAAACTAATTATAGATAAACTGGAATTGTTCTGTAATCATCCCTTGATTATTTGTCAGGAACACCATGTTGAATGACTCAAATGAATAAAACCTGCCTAGAGAACTCGTTTGTTGTGATTGACAGGCTGGATCCAGTTCTCTTTGCATTTTTTGAAAATCTTGAATGCCTTTTGCATCTACTTTTTTCCTTATGATTGAAAGCAAGGGCACCTCTTTATTTTTAAACAAATAAATTTGTTTGTCTGCTTCTATTTTATATTTTAGCTCGAGCACATTTGGACCTGAATTAAAATTAATCAAATTGGCTTCTGAAAAATTTTCATTAAATAACTGCGTCTTATTTAAGTTTGCTTCAGCAGATGGTATACATGCGAATGGTTGTAAAAGCTGTTGCTTGATTTTATCTTTTTTCAAATGGTTTCTGTATAATTCCAAATTATAATTTGCATTTGATGCTAAATCTACCTGCTGCCTTGGAATACTTGAATTAAAATATCGCCTGGCACGTTTATTCTTTAGCAAGGCATAACTTATTCCAATCGCCTGATTAATTTGAAAATTATTTGAAGCTATTTTAGTGCTTTTTTTATTAAAAACCTTGTCAGTTTCATAAAATCGAACGGCTTCCTCCGGTTGATTCATCAAATTGTAGCAGCTGATCATGTGAATTTTAGCCGGAAGGTATGCCTGGTTTAGGCTAAGTGCCGATTCAAAACAGGTCTTTGCTTGTTTAAGCAATTGCATCCGTTTTTGCAAATCTTCAGAAGTCAGGTCTCCCCTTGACTTATTAAATTTTTTTAATCTGGAATTTTGATCCAGTTCTAAAGGATGTACATAAGCATCTGTTTCTTCATTGTAATAGCGCATTGCTTGCAATGCCAATGCAAGCCCTTTGTTGTTATAAATTTCCAATCCCTGGTAATATTGCAAAATATAATCGTAAAGACTTTGCGCCAATTCATATTCAGATTTTACTACCAGCCAATTTGCATTTTCAAATACCACTAAGAGATGTTGTAGTTGGGTCAATACCTTTTGAGCAGATTCAACCCGTTTATATTTAGGTGGATAAGCATCCATTGGCTTATCCTCAATATGATAGGTGTCGTAAATTTTTTCAATTAACCCAGAAAGAACCTGTTGCGTTGGATAACCTGAAAGGGTTGCAAGAAAGGATCCTTGTAAATCAGCAACTTGCTCTTCCCGTTCGTTTGGAATAAATGAACCCGCATAGTTTAAATAACTACTGGGAACCAATCCAAGATTTAAATCTTTATAAATTGCATGTGTTAGTTCGTGGCTAATAATAAATGCCAGTGCATTTAAGGAATCCTTTCCAAAGGAACGGCAAATTAAATACAAAGCATCCTCAATAAATATGGTATTTGAAGATGGAACGTATTGTGCAGCCAAGGATTTACTTGGTAGAATTATTAATTTAGGTTTCTGAATTTCAGGATATGCAGAAACTTCATAAAGTTTATCAAGAATTTTATTTGCAACTTGTTGCTTATACGTCTGAGGCTGACCCGCCCCACCAAAACAGAAAATAAAAACCAAATAAAAAATGGAACTCAGTTTGTGAATCGATCCTGGGTATTTGGACATCATTTTAGCTCTGCCAACAAACTTCCTGCTTTAGTAGCCATATCTGAATACGAGCTCTGAGACAATTCTCTCAACAAAGCCTTCGTGCCTTCAATATTACCGCCCGATTGCATATTAGACAATGCTAAATACCATTTAGACTCTTCTCTTAATTCAAAACTCCTGCTATTTGTCAGTGGAATCAACAGGTCAATTGCACTTGGGATTTCGTTTACCTGAATAAATGCCAATGCAAGATAAAAGGATCCAGGATCAGCAAGCACAGCTTGAGATTGTAAAGGCTTTAAAAACGATATCGTCTGACCATAATTTTTTTGTTGAAAAGCTTGCAATCCAAGATAAAGGCTGTCTTTATGCAAGGTATCTGAATTAACCAAACCGGTAGGTTGGTAAAAAGTTAGAAATTTAGATAGTAATTTCTCATCCACTTTATAATACGTAGCATATGTTATAACAGGATTTAACTTGGCATCCGGCTTTAAAAAAATATACGCTGTTACTAAAATCGCAATTGAAGCCGCCAAACCAATCCATTTCAAATTATTCGTATTTCCAATAAAACTTTTAATTACGTGGCTTCTATTAAAATATCCTTCATGCTCGAGCTGTTTATCATACGACTTTATTTTATTCTTTGTTAATTGATCTCCCCAACTTTCAATTCCCTCTAATAGCATTTGGTATTCCTTGAGTTCATTTGCCAATTCTTTATTGGTTATTAAACTGGATTCAAATGCAATTCGTTCATCTGCAGTCATCTCCTGATCGATGTATCGTATAATTTCAACTTGATATTTTAGGTCTTCATTCATTGCATTTCCATTTTATTGGTTCATGATACGATAGCCCGGTGAATCAACAATCATTTTTCGCATTCCTTGCAGGCACCGGTGCTTCTTAACTTTAATAAACTGCTCAGAATAACCCGTTGCGCCAGCTATTTCCAAGGCAGATTTTTTTAAATAGAATGCCAGATAAATAATCTGCCTGCATTCTTCGGTAATTTGATCCATGGTTTTACAGATTAAATCAATCAAACTGTCCTTTTCTTCATTTTGCTGAATTTCTTGTTGAGAACCATCTTTAATGGTGTCAATAAAATTATCATCCGGCATGCTTACTAGCTTCCGGTCGCGCAATTTTTTTAACCATAAATTTTTACAAATACCATATATATAGTTTTTTTCACTGGTTTCAATTTTAAAATCGGGTTTCTGAAGTTGTTTGTAATACACCAATGCCAATTCCTGAAACAAATCACGGGCATCCTCCAAGCTCCCACTGTTTTTCAAAATATGATTTTTAACATCATCAAAATAATGTTTGTATAAATTTTTTATGCGCTCATCCAATTCCTGGGTTAAGTCTTGCGCTTTAAATACTTGATAATGTTCTTCTACCTGATTCATTGTTTCTTATAAATCGAAATGTATATTGTAATTATTTACCACTTATTCTGTAGGATACTCCGAAAAAATATCCCAAACCATATTTCTTTTCTGTTGGAATTACACCATCACCGAGGACAACGGATTCTCCTACCTGAAGCCCGTTTGTCAATCGTTGAACTTTCGAAAACATCATGCCACCTGAAAGCAATATAGACTGACTACGGCCAACATAAACACCGGGGCCTACTAAAAATGTAATATTATCAACATATTCGCTATTGGTAACAGGAACTCCAATGCCTAAAGAAAGTACTGGAGAAACACTCCAATTAAAATCAAAGCTCAAATTAAATAAAGACGACAATACCAATGAATAAGGATCTGCATCCTGGGCAGCCAATTTATCTCCTTTCAAAAAATATCGCTTTGGCAATTGGTTAAAGCGGGTGCCGCTTAAACCCATGGTTGAAGTAAATGCTGTACTTCCATAAGTTCTAATTCGCACTTCTTTTGTTTTATATAAAACTTCTGAATAACCTGTAGCACTTGTTGTATCAGAAACCAACTGATACAATTGCAGCGTATAGATAATATAGCGTTCACGAACCGTTTCATAATGTGTAAAAACAAAATGATTATTATTTATTTCAATATACTTTAAATAATATTTTTGAATACTGGGAGTAAAATCTAATTTGCTGATAGTATCTCCAACTGCATTTTCTACGAGTTGATTTAAATTTTTAAGAGCCCCTTCATTTTGCGATTGACTCAACTCCACTTTTTTAAGCAAAGGATACAACTCATCAATTCCATGATCAGTGTTCTTTAAATTTACTAAAATTGAATTTAGTTGCTTGAATTTTTGTTCATAAGCTTGAATGCTTCCTTGTAAAGATTTTTGTAGGAACGGAATTTCCAATAATTTCTCATTTAAAGCAGGAATATCAGTCAATCCAAAAGAGTTCTTCCCATCAAGAAGAAAGATTTCATCAAAATAAGCCAGTACCAATTTCTTAATTTCTGTTGGAGCCAGGCTATTTAATTTACAAAGTGTATTAATAAAATCCGGACTGGTCTGAAGCACGGCTGCAGCTTTTTTTCGCTTGTTAATTTCAAGAATAGCCATATTGATTGCTGCTTTTTCCTGCTCCATCGATTCCAATTGCTTTTTAAAATTTTCAAGATCTTCCAATTCACCACGAGCGGCTGTTGTTCCTTGCAAACCAGTTAGACTTGACAATACTGATCCAAATACAGGAATGTTAAAAAAGGAAGACCGGCTCCACCTCCTGCACCCGGCATTAAATTGCCTAATATTCCAGGTAACAAACTTTTAAAATTCGAAGAATCCTGGCCAAAAACACTGCTCTCAATTTTATATTGCGCTACTTCAAAATTGGCTTTGTAAATATAATTATTGTATTCCTGTAAATGGAAATACACTTGTTTTCCTTTTTTTACAACAGGATCATCGATGCCTTTACCATTTTTCATATACCAGATGCTGTCTTTATGTACATCATAATAGATGTGTAAATCCTGACTATACATCCGGTTTACAAAAATCACTAAAATAAAAAGTATATTGAACTTCATATAAATTTGATTTATTCGTAGATTAAAAAACTTTCTTTGTTAATATCAATTTCTGAACTTCCGAGATTAAGGACCCGACTGCCTCTGGTTCCGATGACTTCATCAGACATTGTTTCTTTATATAATTTTTCAAATGGACTTTGTTCAATTCCTCCGCGTGTACCAAAAACGGCTCTCAAATCCATTGGTTTGTCAGATGCAATTAATTTGAAAACTTCATTTCCTAATGGTGGTCCAATTTCCCAAGTTTCTTTTATAAATAATTTCTGATCGGGTGTTATTCTAAATTCTTCGGGAGTCTGAGATTCGTTGGGCACTATTATTTTAGAAATGTTATCAGGTTGAATGTCAAAAATTGTAAAATACGCTGGCTTAATTCCGTTGTTAATAACTATTATATGAAAGGAATCACCCACTTTTAATTTTTTTACACCAAATGAATCGGGCATCAATTCTTTTAATTCATCGACATTTGTAATATTCCTGTTTGTTTTTGTTGGGATGATTTTAAAACTCAATTTTAAATCCTGTCCCTGTAATTCAAGTTTTCTAATAAAACGTCCCTTTACATATCTCTTAATCGTGTTTATATAATTCTTGAATTTAATTTCTCCAGCAGAACCAATTTCTGTTGTATCCAGATAATAATTGTCAAATGTTTTTAAGTAGATAATTTTAGGATTCAACTCATCTTGTTCAATACTTAAATCCGAACCTTCTTGTTTAAACTCGATAAATGGTAAAACTCCCAATTTATCTTGAATAGATTTGTTTAATGTCGGGTCTTTTACTAAAATTCGCATACTTATTTTGGTTTCGCCCATACTTTTTTCCAAAACAAATACCCAGGAAGTTTTTAATACTTCCGGATTTATACTACTATCTAATTTGACTTTTGATTGGGCGGCTTTGCTTAAAATGACTGTTCCAGTAACTAAGGGCTGCGCTTTTTCAATATCGCGGGTATCTATTGGATAAAATCCCACTTTTGAATTTTCAAATAAATTATGCAATTGACCTGCATTGATTAAAACCTGATCTGGTCCAATTACACTTAAGACTTTATAATATTCTGCATTTGCTAAGGCTTTTCCGTTTAATACTTCCATGTCCAAATCCCCTTCTGCTTGTGGATTTTGCAAAGGAGCGATGCTTGCCATTTCATTTCTAATTTTATCAAACAAACCCCTATAAGAAGTTTCCTGCCCGATTTGCACCAGATTTTTTGAAAAGGCATAAGACAAGGAGCCATAACTCACTTTTTTGTCATCGGTCATTTCGTAGTTAAGCTGGTTTTGTGCTGCACCAAAAAAAGCAACGAATGGAGCCAAGCCAGTAGTACTCGCCTGTTCCGTTTGCTTAAATTCTTTAGTTAGACTTTTCTTGTTTAAATTTTCTGTATAGTTTTTTGAAGCCATCACTTCGGTTGTTCCTCTGGCTAAAGCCGACCCACGGGTTCCGGTTCCAGAATGACAAGCATCCAGAAGCACAATTAAATGACCATTCGGTCCTAATTTTTTACGGACATCCGTCAAGGCACCGTTTAGTTCGTCGTCAGATATTAATCGCTCTCCTTCGTATTGACCCTCAACGTATTTTTTCGGTGAATCAAAAGGCACAATGCATTCATCCAAACCATCCACTTCGTCGCCATTTTTATCTTGCATTTGTTGTCCATGGCCTGAAAAGTGAAAATAAGCGATATCCCCTTTAGACAATTTACCAGTAAAATCGACCTTAATCATTTTTAAAATATTGGCTTTGGTCGCCTGATCTTCTGACAATTCAAGGATGTTTTCCTTATTAAACCCTTGAGCCTGAAGCGATTCACGCAACAAACCCAGATCATTTGATGAATTGATGGTTGCCCATCCACCTTGCTCCGGATATTTTCCGATTCCAATCAACAATGCCTTTTTAGTCGCCTTTTGCCCTTGGGATTTTACTGAATTCAATAAACATAAGCCAAGAATGGCGATTATAAAAAAGGATTTACAAAATCTAAAAGACATATTTATTGATTTATTAACTAGTACCCTGGCTATCCTAATGGTTATCAGTTTTTGTTAGCTGGATTAATTAAAATTAAGTTTGAGACGTCTAAAGTATTACAGAATTTTAAGTATTGCCCAGTTTGGTTAAAATTAGCTTTAATTGGCTGTTTTTTGACATGTTTTTAATCTTTTTCAAGATTTTTGAATGCATCGTTTCGTGAATTTGGGCTTTTAATTTGCCTACCTTCGCATGTTCAAAATTATGAAAAAAAACGTAATGATATTAGGCTCCGGTGGCAGAGAACATGCCCTGGCAGCTAAAATCAAACAAAGCCCGCTGTTGGCAAATTTATTTACCCTGCCTGGAAACCCAGGAACCGCCTCATTGGGAATGAATTTACCGGGAAATGCCTCCGATTTTGATCTCATTAAGCAGCATATTCTTGATTTTAATATAGATATCGTGCTTTGTGGACCTGAAGTCCCATTAGCGAATGGCTTGATGGATGTCATTTTAGAAACTGACTGGGAGGTAAAACCCATTTTAGTAGGACCCACTAAAATCGGAGCACAACTTGAAAGCAGTAAGGCGTTTTCGAAAGAATTTATGAAACGACATCATATTCCAACTGCTGCATACAAAACGTTTGAGCTAGAAAACCTGGATGCAGCTTTGGACTACATTCATGAATTAACACCCCCCATCGTTTTGAAAGCATCCGGATTGGCAGCAGGTAAAGGAGTGGTAATTTGCGATGATCACATAACTGCGGAACAAGAATTGGTTGAATTGTTGAAAGGTCGATTTGGAGAGGCATCCCAAACTGTGGTAATTGAAGAATTTCTAAAAGGGATTGAATTTTCTGTATTCATACTCACCAATGGAAGTCAATATATATTACTCCCGGAAGCCAAAGACTACAAACGAATCGGAGAAGCTGATACCGGTTTAAATACAGGTGGGATGGGAGCCATTTCACCAGTAGCTTTTGTGGATGATGCCTTGTTGACAAAAGTTCGGGATCAAATTATTCAACCCACTTTAAATGGACTCATGGAAGAAGCCATTCCATATAAAGGATTTATCTTTTTGGTTTAATCAATGTAAATGGCGATCCGTTTGTTATCGAATACAATTGCCGGTTGGGTGATCCTGAAACGGAAGTTATTATGCCCCGTCTAAAAAATGATTTAATCCACCTGATCCAGGCTATGGAC
Protein-coding sequences here:
- a CDS encoding caspase family protein — protein: MEDFFSGGNIKRSCLFHKASSFHRRTVLLSLLIFSSLSMWAQPQIKGVKPLANITKKDTGTFRAVIVGISDYQNSKIPDLSFAHKDAEAFYNYLLHRSGLKIDSANVVLLLNEKATAGNVISNLFWLMDESKEGDVAIIYFSGHGDVETTTMNQPGFLLCYDAPARVYMAGGTFALQNLQDIIATLSTTNKTKVLVITDACRAGKLAGSTEGGPRATAANLAKQYANENKILSCQENEFSLEGKSWGGGRGVFSYYFLHGIEGLADRNKDGYVSVQEIERYLDDEVPAAVAPHSQFPITVGNKTNLIAKVDPKILAELKSEIQKNGLEQSSDRGILDFLEYSSDTLIQHWYQGFNMALREHRLLYPENNSAWYYFLQLKDKPEMMAFKGLMQRNLAAALQDDAQQAINDYLKADPVELRKRWSYDIRYERYPEYLTKSAELLGEKHFYFTTISARQHYFEGLNLRLQSERTGNKALIQQALLQQEACLTLESNAPFAFNEIGILYRRLSKYKEAVEQFEKVVKMTPTWPLPWANLCGTYVELDELDKAEACGIKAIQLDSGFALSYYNLGYVYQVKKENQKAKSFFINCLEADSEYKDAYFKLAFMYATEGNYAEAEKMALQYHKRDSTYIYNLINLGEIKFNLKKIEEAELFYNKALEHNPNSEFALEELAKFYLSIQLFTKADMHLYKLDSLQNKNANTYYLLSKSKAMQNNKKECLHYLNMALENGYKDLDSILNDQAFTKISKKRSFKELMKRFFEMN
- a CDS encoding sigma-70 family RNA polymerase sigma factor, with translation MNQVEEHYQVFKAQDLTQELDERIKNLYKHYFDDVKNHILKNSGSLEDARDLFQELALVYYKQLQKPDFKIETSEKNYIYGICKNLWLKKLRDRKLVSMPDDNFIDTIKDGSQQEIQQNEEKDSLIDLICKTMDQITEECRQIIYLAFYLKKSALEIAGATGYSEQFIKVKKHRCLQGMRKMIVDSPGYRIMNQ
- a CDS encoding caspase family protein translates to MSFRFCKSFFIIAILGLCLLNSVKSQGQKATKKALLIGIGKYPEQGGWATINSSNDLGLLRESLQAQGFNKENILELSEDQATKANILKMIKVDFTGKLSKGDIAYFHFSGHGQQMQDKNGDEVDGLDECIVPFDSPKKYVEGQYEGERLISDDELNGALTDVRKKLGPNGHLIVLLDACHSGTGTRGSALARGTTEVMASKNYTENLNKKSLTKEFKQTEQASTTGLAPFVAFFGAAQNQLNYEMTDDKKVSYGSLSYAFSKNLVQIGQETSYRGLFDKIRNEMASIAPLQNPQAEGDLDMEVLNGKALANAEYYKVLSVIGPDQVLINAGQLHNLFENSKVGFYPIDTRDIEKAQPLVTGTVILSKAAQSKVKLDSSINPEVLKTSWVFVLEKSMGETKISMRILVKDPTLNKSIQDKLGVLPFIEFKQEGSDLSIEQDELNPKIIYLKTFDNYYLDTTEIGSAGEIKFKNYINTIKRYVKGRFIRKLELQGQDLKLSFKIIPTKTNRNITNVDELKELMPDSFGVKKLKVGDSFHIIVINNGIKPAYFTIFDIQPDNISKIIVPNESQTPEEFRITPDQKLFIKETWEIGPPLGNEVFKLIASDKPMDLRAVFGTRGGIEQSPFEKLYKETMSDEVIGTRGSRVLNLGSSEIDINKESFLIYE